The DNA region CAACCGCACGTAACTCCTTTATTGTTTTCCTCTCAGCGGAATATAAAACTTCATGTTCAGCAACATACACCGATTTGCTGGAAAGCACAGATAGGTACTGCGAAATCTCTCTATAGTACACGCGCTCAATCACAATGCCGTAAAAATACAGTCAATATGCACAACCATAAATAATTCACAATGTTGATACAATACCTTTTTTGAAATATCACAGCCTTAGGAACATCTAAATTTATCAAGAGTCTGGTACCATACATAATGTTCTGTAATATATTGGTACCTATGTATAACAATTATTATTCAAATGAGTTGTACAATTATATATGACAGAAAAATTATCGaatggaaaataataaaaaatatccttaaattaaaaaaaaacaactatAATCTACTGTAAacctaattaattagtataaaaattattttaacaatgagctataaaaaaagtatttattgcaaatataaaatgataaaaagtATTATATAATAGCAAAAATATAGCTTGAAATTATATATTGATTATTTAATTGTTGAGTAATTTAACACAGAATTTACaatcacaagaaaaaaaaattggtgataCAATTTATCCCCatgcatataataatatttttttatcacttcaaattttaatttctagaatGTGAGGTATTTGCTGGAATTATTATTACCGTTTTGTATAATTTCACTTGTAATTTCACATGATAAAAAGTATTAAAGCAAAAAACACAGTACTTATAGTTTTGTTACCACTACATGTAGTATCAcactctaaaatttaaaaaccaaCAAAATTACTATTATATGTAGTATCAcaccataaaatttaaaaactaaaaatactaattgaATCACATCCCAGTAATTAGTAGAGATAGCTATAATAAGATATAACCATTTGATAGTGATCAAATCCTTACCTGCTTTAAAAATTCTTTATTCTTGCAAATTGAAAAATAACTATCGGTAGCTGCTGCTCACCCGTTGCCACAAAACCTTTGATCAAGTTTACTATCTCTCTAAGAACAGCAACATTAAGCTTCAAGCtacaaaaaatacaaattatttagaaaataaaaaattgtttatataaACATATTAAGTGTTGAGTAAGGGCATCGAAAAAATACACCGGTTATTCTTAATATGAATGACCAACATGTCAATAAGTTTgtcatttttcaaatattttttctcaCCTTCTACACCGGTCATAACTCCAGCAATGcctaaaataaatatcaaacagAAGATTGTGCACAAATCATCCGTCTTAGTGATATTTtgtcataaaaaaaagaaaaattaacttaTGTACTTGCTATAAATCATACACTTACGAACTAAAAAAGGATGTTGAAGAGAGTATCTCATAATTTTTCTAAAAGGGACCAACTTAATACCATATACCGGTATTGCATCACAGAAAAAGGGGTACAACAGTAGTCCTTGcttgaaaaaataattgaaaatgatGTGATATTTGTGCGATACAATTCATAGTTGCTAACTCCAAAGTATGTAAAAATATACACAGCTCCTTCTGATATCAATGATTTGAACATAGATATCAGATTTTTACCTACAAAAGTATGCATAGTTATTCCCTATTTTTTCAcaaagtaaaatattttattatttactctCTACAAACAGTAACAATAAAgtccaattaaataaaaaaataaaatgtatataaaatatttctttcacaaaaataactgaataaattaaaaatatgatttaatttcaaaatattaagTATTAAGTATTAACTAACGGATTTAttttcacccaaaaaaaaaatatacatataatggAGTCAAACATTCAATACTTTAATGTATAATATCattatattttacataaaaatttaattatatattaacaccaataattaaaatgtttaatttaaaacgattaattttattgtttagtGACTTTCACTTGagtataaaatttttgtatttgattttcattttttcCATGCAACTCATGAAAAACAGGTTGAGAAACCAttcgatttattttttttaaccatAGACATTAAAGAGAGAAAATTTGGATTCTTTACGGTTAGTAAGTTGGTAAAGTGGTAAATTGAAAAGTTAATGACTATTGATTTTGTAACTTTCATGAAATGTGTATCCtactatattaatttaaaaatgattaacTCCTCACTTTATTACTTACTAACTTCCTCACTTTAGAGGATCTTGatccaaaaaaaagagagaaggttCATGAACTACCATCTCAAATAAATAAGatactaaaaatttaataattaattaaattatagagaAATAAGAGATAATTCGACTCTGATGCTACTTGTTATGAGACTACGGGATCTTTTCATAAAATTTACCATAAATTAATGGAACTTGTCTAACAACACGTTATTGTAATGACAATCATGCATGAGCATTAAGTATTATGTAAAAGAGGGTTAAAATTAATGAAGGATCAAATTTTCCTTTGATAGATGTTAGGAATAGTATTTGTCATCCTTTACCCCTATCCAAACTTTCACTGCTGCCACAATCCCATTGTTTTTTGTCACCTCTCCCTCGCCATTGAATCAAGCTCTCCTTTATCTCTTTCAACCTCTCTGGGGGGTTGTTACTTATTAACCAAAAAACTAAACAGAGAAGATGGCCTCTAGAGTTTAGGATTCAAGAGTGTAAACGGTTTGGCAAGTGTCTCGGTGCAATTTCAATCTTAAGGATGACAGCATCAGCGAAAGTCTCCTCTTTCCAATTTGCTATCTACCTCCTTTGGTCACATTAACATTCTGGATCATCCTCGACCTCCTCACAGGCACAACCTCATTGTCATCCAGTCATCGTAGGAGCAACCAGTCTTCTAGTCTTCAAAGTTATTATGTCGCCGATCTCCATTACTAGCATCTCTGTTTGCTTGTTGGGAGAGAGAAGACCCAAAAAGAAAAATTCGGGTCGACATGTTGGAATTAATTATATAGGATAAGGATAGTTTTTTAcctttaagtttgaatcttagCCATTACTAATCGTAAGAGCTAGTCATTTCAGCCAATTTACTATAAAAATATGGGTTATTTTGGTCCTCCAATCCTTCACTAGACGATAAACAGCTTATGAGTAACTTATTTGCACATGGGACATACTATTTCTCTAAGAATAATTGGCATAAGGGATAATTTTTCAATActctataataatattatcattatcaatACTATATGATACCAAAACCAAAAAAATGTACCgtgtgtatataatatttaattaacacattaagaCATATAATATttcgttaatatatatataatataaaataatttacaaattattttattgaatattataatatagagtgatttataaattattgttaattcatatatgatatataattaaatttaataaattcaattagaataaacaataaattatttgttttattttagactttataaatgaataaatcaattaactaatataacgaattataattaatgtagtataattaatcaagtaaaataaattataacaaattataatgatatttaaatatctaatcaaatcaattagctgatataattaagttattgtaataaattatattgaataacttaaaataattaaatcggaAAACACTCTCCAGAGCATGTTACGTCAACTCCATCGTTAAGTGCAgaaacccaatttttatataatagaactaGTGTATGTTCTCGTACCCTGTATGAGATAATACAtaacattattatataaaaaattttattaaaaaaaattaaataatatatataataattattattataaatattttacaaagttataattaaaatcaaactttcaagatttttaatattaaatattaaaaataattagaatttgtcttaattaatttgagtttgttgagtgGTCATCTCACTCGTTCTCTTAAACAACTATTAATCTTGTGTGTGTAGCAATTCATTGGCTAGCGGTAAACCCTTAATAAATGGAGTATCAATACGTGGTTAGACTTGGCAAGAGTACCCAAATACGCGGGTATTCGACCCGGCCATATCCGATTGGGGAGGGTAATAACTTAACCCGAGTCGGGGCAGATTTTGCTCGGGACAAGGCATGGTCGAATTTAGGGTGTACCCGAcccgaatatatacatataaacactttttaggaATTAAGATTTGTCTCACATCACAGATTCAGCGATTCACAGCTTCAATCCATACTCTATACCCATGCCAGAGAAACCCAGTCATTCTCACCTAGAGTCTTCTTCTTCTCGACTTCTTCACAAAACATCTCATAGCTCCCGTCATCTTTGTTACTGAGCCTATCACCGTATACCCCTTCACAACTTCCATCTTCCTTCACAGCTCATGTCGTCGTTGCTGTTTATCCCGTTACCGTCGTTGTTGAGCCCGTCGCTACCTTTCTCCTGCCGAGTCCCTTTTCTCTAtctaaattctctctctctctctctctctctctctctctttctctctctccctctctctctattGTGATTCTGTtaaattcttctcttcttcttccaaagACTCATCACTCAGTCACCGTTGTTATGAGTCCGGGCGTTGCCGTTGCATTTTCATATGAGTCTATCATCGAATAAAATAGAGTTTTTATTCATGTTGGACAAATTGGAAATAGGCATGCATGAGATCATTTTTGCATATGatttctgaattttctcatccaaatttgatctatgtggttGAGTATTTTAGTATGGCGATCATTGTGGTTTCGTTAcgacactaatgtgataaaagttaCGGTAATTTTATAACTAATATATGAGACAGACCAGATTATTAAAGTAATCAGGGAAATAACATTCAGATATGCGTATAAAGTTTATAAGATATGATTATCTAagaaatatatacatatgtataGCCCAAATGAAagattgttagaaaattattattttttgatatatttatgagcaatacatatattaataataatcgtaaattaagtaattttacattaaatgacttatataatggtgatctcatttattatcataaatgttaaattaaataaatcattattacttttgatttggataaatgagattaaaatcagatatactattttatttgagttttagggtttaatgagtgtcacactcaaatataaataatgacttcAATATTTTAGTCCCCAACACATCAAACCCGCCTTCATAGCTCTTTTCCCAGCGTGGAGTTGCGATTCAGTCCTATTAGGGATACAGAAGGTTTTTGTTGACAAAGATTAAAGAACCACAAGAGTCAAACTCTCTGATCTCAATCATGCTCTCGAATGAAAGAACGCTTCTACACTGTCAGTTatatttcttaatgatttaacatggataATCTTGaagttaaaaaattctaaaatttttagataaaatagaatttttattcaatcaaatgatgataaataaatttattgaattaaattatattaatatgatcATTGGATGGTAAAgagtattaaaaaataaataaataatattttaaaagtatagaaatattaaattgttatttcaatttatttttttaatcaacgaCAATAAATATATtggattaattaaatttttaaaaaattatataactaaaattatttcatttattcaaaaatattttgaacaTATAATGGTTCAATTAGAGGTTGACTATTGAGAACTAAATATAATATTGTTAAAttcgtatttttaataaaaagatgtaCTTAGTTAGTTTCATCCAtcttaaataattctatattcactatcacttatccatataaataattctaacgttgatagaatattatttttaaatgcaaaaaatttaaaatatatttattctattttaaaaataaatattcatatttaacttaGGATTTCAATaaatatgacaaaaaatattatattttttatttaaaaaagtataatatttataaatatatttttgtgctttaccttttgattttttaaaaaaatttggcaaGTTAATGGattcaaatcatatttctataacatatataagaatgtatattacacataaataagaaatattaggtgtaataagaacaaataataaattaaagtaaaattcgaaaaataagaaccaataaaatattgaggaaaaaaatataaatagaagagaaataaaattattagatagaagaaaaataatttaatatatatatatatatatatatatatatatatatatatatatatatatatatatatatatatatatataaaagaggaataaaaaaaagatatacagTATCTTATTAATTTAACAATATTTATGGAAATAAATACATAGAATCAATAAAAAGAAACTAAATATctgaattaatataaaaaataaaaaataataaaataataataatttatcataatcttaattttttaatataattaattgataacaatataattagtctaccataatcttaatataatcttttaatataattaattctaattaagtaatcaaagaaattaaatataaatatgtataatctaattgtataaaaaaatagtaaattttctacaattagagaaaaaataaaagcattaataataaataaagaataagaAATGAAGCTCATATATATTAAAGAATGTTAGAACAAAATAATAAAgttcatattaataataataatgcagaaATAATGTTGCTTTAGCCTTCTAACCTCTGCGTTTGgccatcatttttttttaaattatcaaatcataaaaaaaataaaaaataattcaagaaaatgaaaatagcaaGATAGATAACATGAATTGCCACAAATCAACAAATTTTACCCTAATAATTCTAGGTTTAACTGCTAAATCAGCCTTTGGACGGCTATATAGTCTTAACAAAAATTATATGCATTTCAGTGAAAAACTTCCTAAAATCTGGTACATCGTAGGTCTCTTTCTATTGTGATAAGGAATCTTGCAAGTTGCAACTCTTCCGAGATTCTTAATTAGCATGCATTGGTTAGTTAGATTTCTGAAACTTGTTTAGTTAGATTCTCTTAGACGTCTCTTAATCCCATTCATGCAGCAGcccaaaaagaaagaagcaataacATGAATACTCAACCACTGAGGGACAAACAAATTAtgcttatgtatatatatacataaaactgtaTGTATGTACATTCCTATAGGAGATGATGAAGATTTGAAGGTACAAACGAAAATTAACTACATCACAATGTACATAATAATACAACAAACAAAGAAGCAGaagtaaaaaaagagaaattctTCTACACTTTGTAAGGGCTAAGGTGGGTATCTGAAATGATCTACTAGGGACTAATGTTAAGGCACCAAAACAATATGCTACTTACAAGTTTTCCATGTTGAAGACACATTTTCCCTTTGGGTTTAGTGGTTGTTCATGATTATTAATCTCATTGAAATATTCTTCGTTCATAGGTGCTGTACTATCTGGTGTTTCTCGCACTTCTCCATGTAAACTTGGTCCTATATATTGTTGCACCACCAACACTGAAGCTGTGGCTGCAAAATCTGTGGATGCTAATAGGTCCCCAATTGCTCCAATCTCAGGACACTCACTCCAATCAGTGAGTCCTGCTGTGAGTGGTGATATTATCCCTTGGCCTCTCCCAACAATGAAGAGGTCATGGATGTCATCCATTGTCCTTATAGCCGCCACCGTCTCCTCACCGTTGTTCACCACTTTCTCAAAGTAATCGACTGAAACGTCTTCTTGAAATCTCATTCTAAAATCATGCAAAAGATTTTCATCAAGCTGTCTTTGAATATCTTTCTCTGTTTCCACTGTTAATACACTCGGTTCGCTTGTGCCTATGCTAGGCCTCCTAATATGGCCGGATACTTGTTTCCCTTGGACAAAGCGCACTATCGTAAGGCATATTCTTGAATGCTCTAGCATTCTCCATCCATAACACAAAGCCTCTCTATCATCTGGTCCTCCGAAAAATAGTATGGCTACATGATAAGATACTTGATTCGCAGCCAAGCGATTAGAGCCGTTTAAGCCTCTATCAACTAGAATTCCCACTGAGCATGGTGCATTTGCTAGTACATTTTGGTTGATGGTGCGGAATGCCATGTTTGTGGCTTCCATCCCTCCATCAACTGTTTGTTGCTTATGGAAAGGAAGGATTATGAAGGCAATGCGTTTGTCCTCTGCCAAATGGCATATATCTTCATGCATAGTGGAATAGGGGGAGATTGCTGTTAAGGGGTGGACAGAAACAAAAGAAGCATGGTGCTGAAAGTTTTCAAAGGCATTGATTATGTGGTCGGATTGAGCTTCGGTCTTGTTAAGTGCAGGATAACCCTGCTTTCTTGTGTTGTGAACTATGAGCATTGCGGAAGTGCGACCGCTAAGTTCAACAAGATGGAGAACATAGACACATATTGGTGACTTCTTTGTTGGATTAGAAGCTTCAAGGAGGTTGATCATAGTTGGCACATTCCGAGGGGTATGAACACACACTAGTACTCTAAACTCTGCATCTGATTTAGCTATTTGAATAGTTCTTTTTTTGTAATTTACGGATCTTCTTGATGGTTTGTAAAGGAATGATACAGAAGGCACAATAATTGCAGTCATTACTACAGTTATGATAACCATGATCGCAAACGATTCTTCATCCAAAACCTGATATCGGTTATAAATTATCAACATGAGCAGATTAAGAAATGTAGAAGAAGTAGCATTAATAAAAGCATTAGTACCTTCTGCTCCTTTCCAACATTTAGCACAATCATTTCAACTAGGCCTTTTGAATTCATGAGTAAGCCGAGGGCAGCCCCTTCGCGTATTGGAATTTGATAAAAGAATGCAACCATTAAAGTTCCAATAACCTTGCCAATGCAAGCCAAGAAAATGACAAGAATGAGAATTGCCCAGGTGTATGATCCTCTGACAAGTCTTAAGTTAGTTTTTAGCCCACTACTGGCGAAAAACAGAGGGAGCAAAAGTCCTGAAACAAAATCCTCAAGCTTGTCCACCAGAGCAACACCAAGTGGTCCACTTGGGATTGCCAAACCAAACACAAATGCGCCGAAAACAGAATGAGTTCCAATGGCATCTGTGATGAAACCCGAGATCATAACCCCTGCAAGTATGAGGGATATATGAAACTCACTGAATGATTCTCCTTCAGGGGTTTTCTTGACAATCCATATGGCTCCCGGCCGGACGGCGTAAGCACAAAAGGCCACAAAGGCTACACTTGACAACAGAACCCAAAGGGAAGCAATGTTTGTTGTTTCATTCTCTGCAAGTGCTATGGCTAATGCTAAGAGTATCCAAGCACACACATCATTGATGAGTGCTGAAGAAAGTGCAAGCCTACCTAACTCGGTGTTAATGAGTTTGAGCTCTGCGAGTATACGGGCAAGAACAGGAAATGCAGTGATAGAGAGAGCAACACCAAGGAACAGTATATAGGTGCCTTGAGTCATGCCTTGTTCATAATCTCTATGCAAAAGGTAGGAGAATGCGGTTCCTATAACAAAAGGCAAGACCATGCCGGCAACTGCAAGAGACACAACCTTCTTCCCTGTGGTTCGCAACATTCCTACATCCATCTCCACCCCTaccaagaagagaaaataaagaagccCAACATTTGCCATTGTTTCAATCACCATAACACTTCTCAGAGGAAACACTGCATTGGCAAATGTTTCATATCTCCCAAGCATTGAAGGACCCAACATTACTCCACCCTGTGTtggcattttaacaaacacaacAACGGCAATCAGAAAATGACTAGAATTTTTAATccaatgcaatgcaatgcaaagATGAAACACACTAAAATCAGTACCAAGACTTCGGCGATCACGCGTGGCTGGCGAAATGGCCTGAGGATGAAGACGAATATTCGGGTGGCGATAACCACCAAAGTTAACTGCAataagaagagagggagagaataaTCCAGAGGGTTATCTCCTTGCCATATCCCATTTGTTGTTATCATTGTTGGTGCGTAACACACTATATAATTATCTGTATTGTTTTTATctcccatttcttcttcttcttcttcctatttGGTTGTTGCAATAACAAGTTAACAACATTCACTAGTGTTCCTCTTTGTATGCATTACCTGGGGTCTTCACCAAGGCACTAGTAGCATGATAACAACGTTGATTAGCGAGCCTTGGATCATGTTCTTGGATATGAAGATTGAAGGCAAAAGAAGGGACAAAATTGTGAAAGGGAGGATAATTGTGTTGGCTTGTTTTGATGAAATTAGAAATGAGAGGAAGGCAGAAAGCAGAGAAAATCatctttgttttgttttggtgGTTACCCACTCCAAGTGGGAGTTCTAGTCAAATTCTGAGGCCTATGTTGTGCAGAGGCAAGGGATATCTATTTTAAGAAAGCTAGAGATTTTGATCTTAATGAGAAGTATACATTTGCGGATAAAATTTGTGCACAATCTTGAATCTATTGTAGCTAATGTTCCGGGGCAAATATTAGTAAATGAAATTAAATTCCGATGGATCACTCTACAATATAGATCAGAAAGCAGATTGTCAGGAATGTGGGCACTTGATGGCTTGGTGGAGGCTTAGCCGGCTCGTTATTGTCGTAACTCGTAACTATGGAGTATCCGTTAGTGGGAGCCGGGCCTTTTGTCTACGTGGCAAGCCTAATATTGGATCAGTaagaacattattattattattattatttctttatatatactaaaataattcAAGTAACAAAATATACAATAGAAATCATAAAATTATGGAAGTATTATATTATATAGACAACGATTAATGCACGTTTGgggactattttaaaaaatattaaaaatttatttagatgtCATTAATTTATTACAAAAAGATATTGTTTATTGTTGCTATTAAgttataaaaagatatatttttttcaagAAGCAATatctttttcgtttttcaaatcagttcctaaaaattttttattgaaatacttTAGTTCCTagcaaattttaattatcaaatcaatcttaaaatttgtattttgttAGAGAAATTAGTCCATCCATCATATTATTCatctttataaaaatttataaaaaacaaaaaacaaaaaaa from Arachis hypogaea cultivar Tifrunner chromosome 10, arahy.Tifrunner.gnm2.J5K5, whole genome shotgun sequence includes:
- the LOC112715938 gene encoding cation/H(+) antiporter 15; translated protein: MGDKNNTDNYIVCYAPTMITTNGIWQGDNPLDYSLPLFLLQLTLVVIATRIFVFILRPFRQPRVIAEVLGGVMLGPSMLGRYETFANAVFPLRSVMVIETMANVGLLYFLFLVGVEMDVGMLRTTGKKVVSLAVAGMVLPFVIGTAFSYLLHRDYEQGMTQGTYILFLGVALSITAFPVLARILAELKLINTELGRLALSSALINDVCAWILLALAIALAENETTNIASLWVLLSSVAFVAFCAYAVRPGAIWIVKKTPEGESFSEFHISLILAGVMISGFITDAIGTHSVFGAFVFGLAIPSGPLGVALVDKLEDFVSGLLLPLFFASSGLKTNLRLVRGSYTWAILILVIFLACIGKVIGTLMVAFFYQIPIREGAALGLLMNSKGLVEMIVLNVGKEQKVLDEESFAIMVIITVVMTAIIVPSVSFLYKPSRRSVNYKKRTIQIAKSDAEFRVLVCVHTPRNVPTMINLLEASNPTKKSPICVYVLHLVELSGRTSAMLIVHNTRKQGYPALNKTEAQSDHIINAFENFQHHASFVSVHPLTAISPYSTMHEDICHLAEDKRIAFIILPFHKQQTVDGGMEATNMAFRTINQNVLANAPCSVGILVDRGLNGSNRLAANQVSYHVAILFFGGPDDREALCYGWRMLEHSRICLTIVRFVQGKQVSGHIRRPSIGTSEPSVLTVETEKDIQRQLDENLLHDFRMRFQEDVSVDYFEKVVNNGEETVAAIRTMDDIHDLFIVGRGQGIISPLTAGLTDWSECPEIGAIGDLLASTDFAATASVLVVQQYIGPSLHGEVRETPDSTAPMNEEYFNEINNHEQPLNPKGKCVFNMENL